In Chitinibacter sp. SCUT-21, a single genomic region encodes these proteins:
- the gspE gene encoding type II secretion system ATPase GspE, which translates to MTIVSYSYAREFGVLDGAEHDGVTPIYFRHGGSLSAMSELRRQLGASRLHPVNTAEFETLLNQTFSSSQQGGAANLVDDIEESADLARLIQDMPEVSDLMEAEESSPVIKLINAIFTEALRENASDVHIEPFETRSVVRYRVDGTLRDVIEPNRALHAALVSRIKVMAGLDIAEKRLPQDGRINLRIAGRPVDVRVSTLPTGHGERAVLRLLDKSAGRLSLAKLGMGDKTLKELTQLLAAPHGIVLVTGPTGSGKTTTLYAALASLDAKNSNIMTVEDPIEYDLDGIGQTQVNPRIEMSFARALRAILRQDPDIIMIGEIRDLETAQIAVQASLTGHLVLATLHTNDASSAITRLVDMGIEPFLLASSTIGVLAQRLVRTLCPSCKQGYIASEKELKELEIDTKQSITLYRPIGCSACAHTGYRGRTGIHELLIVDEAMRMQIHNSANEQDIRSHAETLGMHSLRKDAALRVLEGVTSVEEMLRITRG; encoded by the coding sequence ATGACGATTGTATCCTATAGCTATGCGCGCGAATTTGGTGTGCTCGACGGCGCAGAACACGATGGCGTCACACCGATATATTTTCGCCACGGCGGCAGCTTATCCGCCATGAGCGAATTGCGTCGCCAACTGGGGGCAAGCCGACTGCATCCGGTGAATACCGCTGAGTTTGAAACCTTACTGAATCAAACCTTCAGCAGCAGCCAGCAAGGCGGCGCAGCCAACTTGGTCGACGATATTGAAGAATCGGCCGATTTAGCGCGGCTGATTCAAGATATGCCCGAAGTGTCAGACTTGATGGAAGCGGAAGAATCATCGCCGGTCATCAAGCTGATTAACGCCATTTTCACCGAAGCGCTGCGCGAAAACGCATCCGACGTACATATCGAGCCGTTCGAGACGCGCTCGGTGGTGCGCTACCGCGTCGACGGTACATTACGCGACGTGATCGAACCGAATCGCGCGCTGCACGCCGCGCTGGTATCGCGGATTAAAGTGATGGCGGGGCTCGATATCGCCGAAAAACGCCTACCGCAAGACGGCCGCATTAACCTTCGCATCGCAGGCCGTCCGGTTGACGTGCGCGTCTCGACTTTGCCGACGGGCCACGGCGAGCGCGCTGTGCTGCGTTTACTCGATAAATCTGCGGGCCGGCTGTCGCTCGCCAAGCTCGGCATGGGCGACAAAACACTGAAAGAACTGACGCAATTGCTCGCCGCACCGCACGGCATTGTGCTGGTGACCGGCCCGACTGGCTCAGGTAAAACGACCACGCTGTACGCCGCGCTCGCCAGTTTGGACGCGAAAAACAGCAATATCATGACGGTGGAAGACCCGATCGAATACGATTTGGACGGAATCGGCCAAACGCAGGTTAACCCGCGCATCGAGATGAGCTTTGCCCGCGCGTTACGCGCCATCCTACGCCAAGACCCCGACATTATCATGATCGGTGAAATTCGCGACTTGGAAACCGCGCAAATCGCCGTGCAAGCCTCACTCACCGGCCATTTGGTGCTCGCCACGCTGCATACCAACGACGCCAGCAGCGCGATCACGCGGCTAGTCGATATGGGCATCGAACCGTTCTTGCTCGCCTCATCAACGATAGGCGTACTCGCACAGCGTTTGGTTCGCACTTTATGCCCAAGTTGCAAGCAGGGGTATATCGCTAGCGAAAAAGAATTAAAAGAGCTAGAGATTGATACCAAGCAGAGTATTACCCTCTACCGCCCCATCGGCTGCTCCGCTTGCGCCCACACTGGCTACCGTGGCCGTACCGGCATTCATGAATTGCTGATCGTCGACGAAGCCATGCGTATGCAAATTCACAACTCAGCTAATGAGCAAGACATCCGCAGCCATGCTGAAACACTGGGCATGCACAGCCTGCGCAAAGACGCCGCATTGCGAGTATTAGAAGGGGTAACGAGTGTGGAAGAGATGCTGAGAATTACGCGGGGATAA
- the gspD gene encoding type II secretion system secretin GspD, with protein sequence MKIKNTLLAVLLASCLSSLSWANNDEKVMLNFVNSDIETTVKAISLITGKNFILDPRVKGTINIVSTQPVSKELVYPILQSALRQAGFATVQSNGAIKIQPEADSKALSNKTLVRGENANGEQIITQIFNLNNEGANQMATMLRPLATPNSLISAYQSGTSNTIVITDYADNVRRLARIIDNIDQPKNSEIFTLKLEHASALDVAQNIARLMPEVSVQNGASAIPAPDGVRRSIVVPDPRGNRLMIRAINAAQTSQLRALVSQLDEAATNDSSINVIYLRNAEAAKLANTLKGLLTGQDDASPAPQTNNNNSAANSSAFNNSSPQTTSTATTVQVAGATVRVQADTVTNSLIITAPQNVYNNLRAVIDKLDVRRSQIYVEAMIAEVNLSKLSEFGFQWIVAGGNDKIGAGGVSNISTGSNTLGNIATAIINKTPAAVPLGLTMGLFNGDPRDGTASLGVIASALQSSGNGNVLSTPNLLMLDNEEAKITVGQNIPIITGTQSATGNNPNPFTTVERKDIGIKLRVRPQVSEGGVITLNVYQEVSSIDNSVNTNGTGLATKVRTIETKVLVDDGQIVVLGGLIEDRLANSGNQIPGLGDIPVVGELFKYQNRSYQKVNLMIFLRPVLIKDAVSNFSLSNDRYQYLRNQQGEYKVGEHWFLQDLPKVQLPEQLPDAGSSVYSPENKNKPSVQSNTPQ encoded by the coding sequence ATGAAAATCAAAAATACCCTGTTGGCCGTTTTGCTCGCCAGTTGCCTGAGCTCCTTAAGTTGGGCCAATAACGACGAAAAAGTGATGCTGAATTTTGTCAATTCAGACATCGAAACCACGGTCAAAGCCATTAGCCTGATTACGGGCAAGAATTTCATTCTAGATCCGCGCGTCAAAGGCACGATTAATATCGTCTCGACTCAGCCCGTTAGCAAAGAGCTGGTCTACCCGATTTTGCAATCGGCGCTACGCCAAGCGGGTTTTGCCACAGTGCAAAGCAATGGTGCAATCAAAATCCAGCCCGAAGCGGACAGCAAGGCGCTGAGCAATAAAACACTGGTGCGCGGCGAAAACGCCAATGGCGAGCAAATCATTACGCAGATTTTTAATCTGAATAATGAAGGCGCCAATCAAATGGCGACGATGCTGCGCCCGCTGGCCACGCCCAATAGCCTGATCAGCGCGTATCAATCGGGCACCAGCAACACGATTGTGATTACCGATTACGCCGACAATGTGCGCCGCCTGGCACGCATTATCGACAATATCGACCAGCCAAAAAACAGCGAAATCTTTACCCTGAAACTTGAGCACGCTTCAGCATTGGATGTGGCGCAAAATATCGCGCGACTGATGCCCGAAGTGAGCGTACAAAATGGCGCGAGCGCGATCCCTGCGCCCGATGGTGTACGCCGCTCGATTGTGGTGCCCGACCCGCGTGGTAATCGCTTAATGATCCGCGCGATTAATGCCGCACAAACCTCGCAATTGCGCGCACTGGTATCGCAATTGGACGAAGCGGCGACGAACGATAGCAGCATTAATGTAATCTACCTGCGCAACGCCGAAGCGGCCAAGCTCGCCAATACCTTAAAAGGCTTGCTCACCGGTCAAGACGACGCCAGCCCTGCGCCGCAAACTAATAACAATAATTCCGCAGCCAACAGCTCGGCGTTTAATAACAGCTCACCGCAAACCACCAGCACCGCCACCACGGTGCAAGTAGCTGGCGCGACGGTGCGCGTGCAGGCTGACACCGTGACCAACTCGCTGATTATTACCGCGCCGCAAAATGTGTATAACAATTTGCGCGCGGTGATCGACAAGCTCGACGTACGACGCAGCCAAATTTATGTTGAGGCAATGATCGCCGAAGTCAATTTATCCAAACTATCGGAATTTGGTTTCCAATGGATTGTGGCGGGTGGCAACGACAAAATCGGCGCCGGCGGCGTGAGTAATATTTCAACTGGCAGCAATACCTTGGGCAATATCGCGACGGCGATTATCAATAAAACGCCAGCCGCCGTGCCGCTCGGCCTGACGATGGGGCTGTTTAATGGTGACCCGCGTGACGGCACTGCTTCACTGGGCGTAATTGCATCGGCGCTGCAAAGCAGCGGCAACGGCAATGTGCTCTCAACGCCGAATTTGCTGATGCTCGACAACGAAGAAGCCAAAATCACTGTCGGGCAGAATATTCCGATTATTACCGGCACTCAGTCGGCGACCGGTAATAACCCCAACCCGTTTACCACCGTCGAGCGTAAAGACATCGGTATCAAGCTGCGCGTGCGCCCGCAAGTCTCCGAGGGCGGCGTGATTACACTGAATGTGTATCAGGAAGTCTCCAGCATTGATAACTCGGTCAATACCAATGGCACCGGTTTGGCGACCAAGGTGCGCACAATTGAAACCAAAGTTTTGGTCGACGACGGACAAATCGTCGTACTCGGCGGGCTGATTGAAGATAGGCTCGCCAACTCAGGCAATCAAATTCCAGGCTTGGGCGATATTCCGGTGGTGGGCGAATTATTTAAATACCAAAACCGCAGTTATCAGAAAGTCAATTTGATGATTTTCCTGCGCCCGGTATTGATCAAAGATGCGGTATCGAATTTCAGCCTGTCGAACGATCGATACCAATACCTGCGCAATCAGCAGGGCGAGTACAAAGTAGGCGAGCATTGGTTCTTGCAAGATTTGCCGAAAGTGCAATTACCCGAGCAATTACCAGACGCAGGCTCATCGGTGTATTCACCAGAAAACAAGAATAAACCTTCCGTACAGAGCAATACCCCGCAATGA
- the gspF gene encoding type II secretion system inner membrane protein GspF, with protein sequence MTAFRYQAIAASGGKPQSGQIDAESLRHARSLLREQGWHVLTIAAANAESGAAQRLRISSQDLATLTRQFSALLDAGLTIDELLVVLAEQADQPKVQQILAQLRQDVMAGMPLSSAMDSFPRVFPLLYRTLIRAGEESGKLAGVMQRLADYLEARGELNSKIAMAFIYPAVVMFVSALVILGMLTWVVPQMVQVFESAKQTLPFLTRALLWISAALQSMGIWIALSIAIAAVAGFYALKKPELKFRFHTWRLTWPVLGYLDRIANTARFASTLSILVGSGVPLLKSLDAAEGVMSNLKLQSAVGEVAGQVREGVSLARAMRAANEFPPLILHLVASGEATGRLSQMLDRAASEQSKELDRKVTAFTSLLGPAMVLVMGAVVMMIVLAILLPVFEMNQLVK encoded by the coding sequence GTGACAGCCTTTCGTTATCAAGCCATTGCCGCGAGCGGTGGCAAACCCCAATCGGGTCAAATCGACGCCGAATCATTGCGCCATGCGCGTAGTCTGTTGCGCGAGCAAGGTTGGCATGTCTTGACGATTGCCGCGGCGAATGCCGAATCGGGTGCCGCGCAGCGCTTGCGCATTTCTAGCCAAGACTTGGCCACGCTAACACGCCAATTCTCGGCACTACTTGACGCCGGTTTAACCATTGATGAATTGCTTGTCGTGTTGGCCGAGCAAGCCGATCAGCCTAAAGTGCAGCAAATTTTGGCGCAATTGCGCCAAGACGTGATGGCCGGCATGCCGCTCTCGAGCGCGATGGATTCTTTCCCGCGCGTTTTCCCGCTGCTGTATCGCACACTGATTCGCGCCGGGGAGGAATCGGGCAAGCTCGCTGGCGTAATGCAGCGCTTGGCCGATTATTTAGAAGCGCGGGGCGAGCTCAATAGCAAAATTGCAATGGCGTTTATTTATCCTGCGGTCGTGATGTTCGTCTCCGCCCTCGTGATTTTGGGCATGCTGACGTGGGTGGTGCCGCAAATGGTGCAGGTGTTTGAATCGGCCAAGCAAACCTTGCCGTTTTTAACCCGCGCGCTGCTGTGGATCAGCGCCGCGCTGCAAAGCATGGGCATTTGGATCGCGCTTTCAATCGCAATCGCGGCCGTGGCCGGATTTTATGCACTCAAAAAACCCGAGCTTAAATTTCGTTTTCACACTTGGCGTTTAACATGGCCAGTCTTGGGCTACCTTGATCGCATTGCCAATACCGCACGCTTTGCCAGCACGCTGTCGATTTTGGTCGGTAGCGGCGTGCCGCTGCTTAAATCACTCGACGCCGCCGAAGGCGTGATGAGTAATTTAAAGCTGCAGTCTGCGGTGGGCGAAGTGGCTGGGCAAGTGCGCGAAGGCGTTAGCCTTGCGCGCGCGATGCGAGCAGCCAATGAATTTCCGCCGCTAATTTTGCATTTGGTCGCCAGTGGCGAAGCTACCGGGCGGCTCTCGCAAATGCTCGATCGCGCCGCCTCCGAGCAAAGCAAAGAGCTCGATCGCAAAGTCACCGCCTTCACCAGCCTACTGGGCCCTGCGATGGTGCTAGTGATGGGCGCGGTGGTGATGATGATCGTGCTGGCGATCTTGTTGCCGGTGTTTGAAATGAACCAATTGGTTAAATAA
- a CDS encoding GNAT family N-acetyltransferase, translating into MTTVQIRHSTSADIDAITRIYAGKKAYTGTLGLPYPSLEVWQKKLGTMPQGSYSLVADLNGEVVGNLFLGVEQNPRRKHVASFGIWVRDDLQGQQIGSQLMAAAIDLADNWLNVHRLEITVYTDNDAAIALYRKFGFEIEGEGKDFAFRDGSYANVFYMARIRSAA; encoded by the coding sequence ATGACGACTGTTCAGATTCGCCATAGCACCAGCGCGGATATCGATGCGATTACGCGGATTTATGCCGGAAAAAAAGCCTATACCGGCACTTTGGGCCTGCCTTATCCGTCGCTAGAAGTTTGGCAAAAGAAACTCGGCACGATGCCTCAAGGCTCGTATAGCCTAGTTGCCGATTTAAATGGCGAAGTGGTCGGCAATTTATTTTTGGGCGTCGAGCAAAACCCGCGTCGTAAACATGTTGCGAGTTTTGGGATTTGGGTGCGCGATGATCTGCAGGGGCAACAGATTGGTAGCCAGCTGATGGCGGCAGCGATTGATCTGGCCGACAATTGGCTCAATGTGCATCGGCTTGAAATCACCGTTTACACCGACAATGACGCGGCAATTGCTTTGTACCGTAAATTTGGCTTTGAGATCGAAGGCGAAGGTAAAGATTTTGCCTTTCGCGATGGGAGCTACGCCAATGTATTTTACATGGCGCGAATTCGCTCTGCTGCATGA
- the gspG gene encoding type II secretion system major pseudopilin GspG, protein MKKNRGFTLIEILVVVSILAILGALIVPKIMDRPNEARIVAAKQDVASIMAALKLYKLDNGRYPTTEQGLKALVQKPQTEPVPNNWKAGGYLEKAPKDPWGADYVYLNPGAHGEIDVLSYGPDGQAGAPETQIGSWQQ, encoded by the coding sequence ATGAAAAAGAACCGTGGTTTTACCTTGATTGAGATTTTGGTCGTTGTGTCGATTCTGGCGATTTTGGGCGCGCTAATTGTGCCTAAGATTATGGATAGACCGAATGAAGCGCGCATTGTGGCGGCCAAACAAGATGTGGCGTCGATTATGGCGGCGCTTAAACTATACAAATTGGATAACGGCCGCTACCCAACGACCGAGCAAGGGTTGAAAGCCTTGGTGCAAAAACCGCAAACCGAGCCGGTGCCGAATAATTGGAAAGCGGGCGGCTATCTGGAAAAAGCGCCGAAAGATCCTTGGGGGGCCGACTACGTGTACTTGAACCCCGGTGCGCATGGTGAAATTGACGTGCTGAGCTACGGCCCGGATGGGCAGGCTGGGGCGCCGGAGACCCAAATCGGCTCGTGGCAGCAATAA
- a CDS encoding GspH/FimT family pseudopilin has product MKKAHSQSGFTLLEILVVTAIILIATSMVAFQFNRGSGVPEAGERLVLQFEAARDEAVAKGRMVAWSSDGAGYQFWWQNERLEWEPMQHNDSLRSTRLADGVRIRAQRVNQQERPLGERVLFPSDGVIEPFVIEISGGEQTLLLSADVMARFTLADSAIHATHTP; this is encoded by the coding sequence TTGAAAAAAGCGCACTCACAATCCGGTTTCACCCTGCTCGAAATTCTGGTCGTTACCGCGATCATTTTGATCGCGACGAGCATGGTCGCGTTTCAATTTAATCGCGGCAGCGGCGTGCCGGAGGCGGGTGAGCGGCTGGTGTTGCAATTTGAAGCGGCGCGCGATGAGGCGGTGGCGAAAGGGCGGATGGTGGCGTGGAGTAGCGATGGCGCGGGCTATCAGTTTTGGTGGCAAAACGAGCGCCTTGAATGGGAGCCTATGCAGCATAACGACAGCTTGCGCAGTACACGTTTGGCCGATGGAGTGCGTATTCGCGCTCAGCGCGTCAATCAGCAAGAACGCCCTTTGGGCGAGCGAGTGTTATTCCCCAGTGATGGTGTGATTGAGCCCTTTGTGATTGAAATCAGCGGCGGCGAGCAAACCCTGCTGCTGAGCGCCGATGTGATGGCGCGCTTTACGCTGGCCGATAGCGCCATCCACGCGACACATACGCCATGA
- the gspI gene encoding type II secretion system minor pseudopilin GspI — MKTQRGFTLVEVLIALAVLGITLAAAARLVIGSTDTLIDYRTRTLASWVASNLVNHSLATRAFPETGSTQGQVEQGGEQFIYRMNVSPTPNYSFRRIELSVMAAERPEHILSLQVFYASRAE, encoded by the coding sequence ATGAAGACGCAGCGTGGTTTTACCTTGGTTGAAGTTTTGATCGCGCTGGCGGTGTTGGGGATTACCTTGGCGGCGGCGGCGCGGCTGGTGATCGGCAGTACCGATACCTTGATCGATTATCGCACGCGCACCTTGGCGAGCTGGGTGGCGAGTAATTTGGTTAATCACAGCTTAGCGACGCGTGCTTTTCCTGAAACTGGCTCAACGCAGGGGCAAGTTGAGCAGGGCGGTGAGCAGTTTATTTACCGCATGAATGTCAGCCCCACACCCAATTACAGTTTTCGGCGTATCGAGCTCTCGGTGATGGCGGCCGAGCGGCCTGAGCATATTTTGTCTTTACAGGTGTTTTATGCCTCTAGGGCGGAGTAA
- the gspJ gene encoding type II secretion system minor pseudopilin GspJ, with protein MQARSNMACSGIPNKATQRGFTLLELLVALAIFAIMSLITYRGVSMLIDTRSAVVSETQYWRELTLAFERLENDLSQLAPRPWRDQQGQWQAPLRSTEQGLEFIRFDANRAPLHGVYECSEQALRLKLYPQADLASGDQAAVHVLLKPLSQCEFAFMDKNNQWQSSWREAETRPRAIRIRLAIAQRQGVYERVFLIP; from the coding sequence ATGCAGGCTAGATCTAATATGGCTTGTAGCGGTATACCCAATAAAGCTACGCAGCGTGGCTTTACCTTGCTTGAGCTGTTGGTTGCGCTGGCGATTTTCGCCATCATGAGCCTGATTACTTATCGCGGCGTGAGCATGCTGATCGATACGCGCAGCGCGGTGGTGAGCGAAACGCAATATTGGCGAGAGCTGACTTTGGCTTTTGAGCGGCTTGAAAACGATTTAAGTCAATTGGCGCCACGCCCTTGGCGTGATCAGCAAGGCCAATGGCAAGCGCCGTTGCGCAGCACCGAGCAGGGCTTGGAATTTATCCGCTTTGACGCTAATCGCGCGCCGTTGCATGGGGTGTATGAGTGTAGCGAGCAAGCGTTGCGACTCAAACTTTACCCGCAAGCCGATTTAGCTTCGGGCGATCAAGCTGCGGTGCATGTGTTGCTCAAGCCCTTAAGCCAGTGCGAGTTTGCGTTTATGGATAAAAATAATCAATGGCAAAGCAGTTGGCGCGAGGCCGAAACCAGGCCACGTGCGATTCGGATTCGGCTCGCGATTGCGCAGCGGCAAGGCGTGTACGAACGGGTGTTTTTAATTCCATGA
- the gspK gene encoding type II secretion system minor pseudopilin GspK has protein sequence MTMPPIQAHSGSRQAGVAIIAVLMVAALVASIGGLLMLRQQRALQQLEVRKDSAEARAATWSVLQLVRLTLRDDARLAQPDHMLKPWAVPIPEIQIENGGLSGRLIELNGRFNLNHVLSTDGKIDAQGLAAYRQLLVNLALPAQLADALERSWPTQAKNTPLQAVVEINELAKIDGYNAAVLQRLEPHLVALPVSTQINVNFVSAEVLAAWMPKLGVSRAEQVLASRRGKYFASVDEFAAVVPAQLRGDIPQAKLTVKSSFFWADMGARFGSVFLQHRALLDRSKADMPTVLWMRRIY, from the coding sequence ATGACGATGCCGCCAATTCAAGCTCACTCAGGTTCACGGCAGGCGGGCGTCGCGATTATTGCCGTGTTGATGGTCGCCGCCTTGGTTGCGTCCATTGGTGGGTTGCTGATGTTGCGTCAGCAGCGGGCTTTGCAGCAATTGGAGGTGCGTAAAGACAGCGCCGAAGCGCGTGCCGCCACATGGTCGGTTTTACAATTGGTTCGCCTCACTTTGCGTGACGACGCGCGCCTGGCCCAGCCCGACCATATGCTCAAACCGTGGGCGGTGCCGATTCCAGAAATTCAAATTGAAAACGGTGGTTTAAGCGGCCGGCTGATTGAGCTAAATGGCCGCTTTAATCTAAACCATGTGCTCAGCACTGACGGTAAAATCGACGCGCAGGGCTTGGCCGCGTATCGGCAATTGCTGGTCAATTTGGCGCTGCCCGCGCAATTGGCCGATGCGCTTGAGCGATCTTGGCCCACGCAGGCGAAAAACACGCCGCTGCAAGCGGTGGTGGAAATTAACGAATTAGCCAAAATAGACGGGTATAATGCCGCCGTTCTGCAAAGGCTGGAGCCGCATTTAGTGGCGCTGCCGGTTAGCACACAAATCAATGTGAATTTTGTGTCGGCTGAGGTGCTGGCCGCGTGGATGCCAAAGCTTGGGGTATCTCGTGCTGAGCAAGTATTAGCAAGCCGTAGGGGTAAATACTTCGCCAGTGTCGATGAGTTTGCCGCTGTGGTGCCTGCTCAATTGCGCGGTGATATTCCGCAAGCGAAACTCACGGTAAAAAGCAGTTTCTTTTGGGCTGATATGGGCGCACGCTTTGGCTCTGTATTTTTGCAGCACCGCGCTTTGCTTGATCGCTCGAAAGCCGATATGCCCACGGTATTGTGGATGCGACGAATTTATTAA
- a CDS encoding DUF6268 family outer membrane beta-barrel protein translates to MLNKAITCAVLSAAAMTAQASDTTISYAITPVMVPEFDLNKGGTADATWMMASIGVNKQLDAQRSIGVDVSAMRQDWNFNQPVAWGNVNPPWGTLHRWTMSVPMTYASASGWLYNISPGVELSSESGAENSDSLSYGATAFAAKMFSPSLLLGLGLSAWTGLEEGELFPFVVVKWKMTDSLTLQNPFHAGPAGPAGLEVSWQATPALEVAAGGTIRQFTSRLSNTNAVAANGLLENSSTPLFVRAAYTISKEVRFDVYGGAAMGGELTISDQHNQQVSTEKYDAMPFLALSLSGRF, encoded by the coding sequence ATGTTAAATAAAGCCATCACCTGTGCAGTTCTCAGCGCCGCGGCGATGACTGCGCAGGCCAGCGATACCACGATCAGCTACGCCATCACGCCCGTGATGGTGCCCGAGTTTGATTTAAACAAGGGCGGCACAGCTGATGCCACGTGGATGATGGCGTCGATTGGCGTCAATAAACAGCTGGATGCGCAACGCAGCATCGGTGTTGATGTCTCGGCAATGCGCCAAGATTGGAATTTTAACCAGCCTGTTGCTTGGGGTAATGTGAATCCGCCGTGGGGCACTTTGCACCGCTGGACGATGAGCGTGCCGATGACTTACGCCAGCGCATCTGGCTGGCTGTACAACATCAGCCCGGGCGTTGAGCTATCGTCTGAAAGTGGCGCTGAAAATTCGGATAGCCTGAGCTATGGTGCTACGGCATTCGCGGCCAAGATGTTTTCGCCTAGTTTGCTACTGGGTTTGGGTTTGAGTGCTTGGACAGGGTTGGAAGAGGGAGAGCTTTTTCCATTTGTGGTCGTGAAATGGAAAATGACCGATAGCCTCACATTACAAAACCCATTCCACGCCGGCCCTGCCGGCCCTGCCGGCTTGGAAGTGAGCTGGCAAGCAACGCCAGCACTCGAAGTGGCTGCTGGCGGTACGATTCGTCAATTTACCAGCCGGTTGTCAAACACCAATGCCGTTGCCGCCAATGGTTTGCTGGAAAACAGCTCTACGCCCTTATTTGTGCGCGCAGCTTATACGATCAGCAAAGAAGTACGCTTTGATGTGTATGGTGGTGCGGCAATGGGTGGAGAGCTGACCATCAGCGATCAGCATAATCAACAGGTCAGCACGGAAAAATACGATGCAATGCCATTTTTGGCCTTGTCGTTGTCGGGCCGTTTCTAA
- a CDS encoding DUF2092 domain-containing protein, which yields MHPHMYRTLLGSCLIGLATLSPLSHATEATVVVEQVNIDYRPITALKRMGAALRELKAFEITTQATHEKVLTNGQKIQIGGSTLIEYVAPNQFNASVETANKAVDFYFDGKQATLYSPKKGYYSTVDYTGSVREMLDTVESKYGLAVPLKDLFIWGTPEADNVQFDSAIYVGRDFVGEVLCDHYAFRQGSVDWQIWIESTERLLPRKVAITNTADAAMPQHVEILDWNTAPKFAATHFTFKAPANATAIKFSERAAQ from the coding sequence ATGCATCCTCACATGTATCGAACCTTACTCGGCAGCTGCCTAATTGGCCTCGCCACACTATCGCCATTGAGCCATGCCACCGAAGCGACGGTGGTGGTTGAGCAAGTCAATATTGATTATCGCCCGATCACCGCACTAAAACGGATGGGCGCGGCATTACGAGAGTTAAAGGCATTTGAAATCACAACGCAAGCAACACATGAAAAAGTGTTAACCAACGGACAAAAAATCCAAATTGGTGGCTCCACCCTCATTGAATACGTCGCCCCAAATCAATTTAACGCTAGCGTTGAAACCGCGAATAAAGCCGTCGATTTTTATTTTGATGGCAAACAAGCAACACTTTACAGCCCGAAAAAAGGGTATTACAGCACCGTAGATTACACCGGCAGCGTGCGCGAAATGCTCGATACGGTTGAGAGCAAATATGGCTTAGCCGTGCCTTTAAAAGATTTGTTTATCTGGGGCACCCCAGAAGCTGACAACGTCCAATTTGACTCAGCCATTTATGTGGGACGCGATTTCGTCGGCGAAGTATTGTGTGATCACTATGCCTTCCGCCAAGGCAGCGTCGATTGGCAAATCTGGATTGAAAGCACCGAGCGATTGCTGCCCCGCAAAGTTGCCATCACCAACACAGCTGATGCAGCGATGCCACAACACGTTGAAATTTTAGACTGGAACACTGCGCCGAAATTTGCCGCGACACATTTCACGTTTAAAGCTCCCGCCAATGCAACGGCAATCAAATTCAGCGAACGTGCTGCTCAATAA
- a CDS encoding glycine cleavage system protein R: MNVLVVSVLGKDKPGLVEQLAALISAQGGNWLESSFSRLAGQFAGIVKVAVEKDGAALLAALQAVPDLDVRGVLDQDQVAQSQQLFGLHLVGHDRIGIVKDVASILARYQVNVEKLTTWLESAPMSGDTMFHANADLSAPAQLDLATVRIALEAIADDLMVEWIA; encoded by the coding sequence ATGAATGTATTAGTAGTTTCCGTTTTAGGGAAAGATAAGCCGGGCTTAGTTGAGCAGTTGGCCGCTTTGATTTCAGCGCAAGGTGGCAATTGGCTCGAATCATCTTTTTCCCGCTTGGCTGGGCAATTTGCGGGCATTGTTAAAGTCGCAGTCGAAAAAGACGGTGCGGCTTTATTGGCGGCTTTGCAGGCGGTGCCTGATTTAGACGTGCGTGGTGTACTCGATCAAGACCAAGTCGCACAATCGCAACAATTGTTTGGCTTGCATCTGGTTGGGCACGACCGAATTGGAATTGTGAAAGACGTCGCGTCGATTTTGGCGCGCTATCAAGTAAACGTCGAAAAATTGACCACTTGGCTAGAGAGCGCTCCGATGTCGGGTGACACGATGTTTCATGCCAATGCTGATTTATCAGCGCCTGCCCAGCTGGATTTGGCGACTGTTCGCATCGCGCTTGAAGCTATTGCCGATGATTTGATGGTTGAATGGATCGCTTAA